One segment of Gammaproteobacteria bacterium DNA contains the following:
- a CDS encoding 16S rRNA (uracil(1498)-N(3))-methyltransferase codes for MRIPRLYLPIPLVAGITAPLTDSSFNHAVRVLRLKPGASLTLFNGEGGAFAATLREVGKREAWAHVLEALPGEEMESPLRVTLAQGVSRGEKMDYTLQKAVELGVAAIQPLFTERGGVDLTGERLTRKVEHWRSIVIGACEQCGRNRLPMLQEPRSLTDWLARPIATGLCLLLNPLAKQSLRGLEPPTGPVTLLIGPEGGLSPAEINQAQPAGFTGVRLGPRILRTETAGVAALAALQALWGDWD; via the coding sequence ATGCGCATCCCTCGACTTTATCTCCCGATACCCCTGGTTGCTGGCATAACCGCGCCGCTGACCGACAGCTCCTTCAATCATGCGGTGCGGGTGCTGCGCCTCAAACCCGGTGCATCGTTGACGTTGTTCAACGGTGAAGGCGGCGCGTTCGCGGCGACGTTGCGGGAAGTGGGCAAGCGGGAAGCCTGGGCGCACGTACTGGAAGCGCTGCCTGGCGAGGAGATGGAATCGCCCTTGCGAGTTACACTGGCGCAGGGCGTCTCGCGGGGCGAGAAGATGGATTACACCCTCCAGAAAGCGGTGGAGCTGGGAGTCGCTGCCATTCAACCGCTCTTTACCGAGCGTGGCGGGGTGGATTTAACCGGTGAACGGCTGACGCGCAAGGTCGAGCACTGGCGGAGCATCGTGATTGGCGCTTGTGAACAATGCGGGCGCAACCGGTTGCCAATGTTGCAGGAGCCGCGATCGCTAACAGATTGGCTGGCGCGACCGATAGCAACCGGTTTGTGCCTGTTACTCAATCCGCTGGCTAAGCAGAGTTTGCGTGGGCTGGAGCCGCCCACTGGACCCGTAACGTTGCTCATCGGTCCCGAAGGCGGCTTGAGTCCGGCGGAAATCAATCAGGCTCAGCCAGCAGGATTCACCGGCGTCCGTCTGGGACCGCGTATATTGCGCACAGAAACCGCCGGCGTGGCGGCGCTGGCGGCGTTGCAGGCGCTGTGGGGTGACTGGGATTAA
- a CDS encoding Uma2 family endonuclease — protein MLYLELPVNKPSTEMPSLNHSYICSRTLRQLFENENIEVLTELTLDIDNGLTPNICVYPVEVIHPNFSRDITELQKMPILSIEVISTTQNIQDILEKSERMVKAGIKAVWTIEPYTRAIFVTSAQGENIFYNQAVESEGIKVDFEKIFNRQ, from the coding sequence ATGCTGTACCTGGAACTTCCCGTAAACAAGCCGAGTACGGAAATGCCTTCCTTGAACCATAGTTATATTTGCTCAAGAACTCTGCGCCAACTCTTTGAAAATGAAAATATTGAGGTATTGACTGAACTCACTCTGGATATTGATAACGGTCTGACGCCGAATATTTGTGTTTATCCTGTCGAAGTGATTCATCCCAATTTTTCAAGAGACATCACCGAGCTGCAAAAAATGCCGATCCTGTCCATTGAGGTCATTTCCACCACTCAGAACATCCAGGATATTCTCGAAAAATCAGAAAGAATGGTTAAAGCAGGCATCAAAGCAGTCTGGACGATTGAACCTTATACGAGAGCCATCTTTGTCACGAGCGCACAAGGTGAAAATATTTTCTACAACCAAGCGGTTGAGTCCGAAGGAATCAAAGTCGATTTTGAGAAGATTTTTAACCGACAGTAA
- a CDS encoding tetratricopeptide repeat protein, with protein MSDSPYIVEVNQHNFASLVEASQQVPVLVDFWADWCQPCQQLTPLLTKLAQEYRGGFILAKINADAEQGLAAHFRVRSLPTVMVIWQGQIAEQLVGLQPESAYRQIIDQFGGAAPGNALQEQIEALWQRGHHKQVVELLREALKQEPDRVEWKVTLAEKLLQLDQSEEARTVLQSLPEEERNRQPASGLLARLQFADMAQGALDRAALELKVQADPTDSAARRQLAARCVLAGDYEAALEQFMEILRRDPQFEEEAGRKGLIAIFEILGNENPLVMTYRRRMFSLFH; from the coding sequence ATGAGCGATTCACCCTATATTGTCGAAGTCAATCAACATAATTTCGCCTCGCTGGTGGAAGCCTCGCAGCAGGTTCCAGTGCTGGTGGATTTCTGGGCCGACTGGTGCCAGCCCTGTCAGCAGCTGACTCCCCTGCTCACCAAGCTGGCGCAGGAATACCGGGGCGGATTCATTCTGGCCAAGATCAATGCCGATGCCGAACAGGGTTTGGCGGCGCATTTTCGGGTGCGCAGCCTGCCGACGGTCATGGTCATCTGGCAAGGGCAGATTGCTGAACAACTGGTGGGTCTGCAACCAGAATCGGCTTACCGGCAGATTATTGACCAGTTCGGCGGCGCTGCGCCCGGTAATGCGTTGCAGGAGCAAATCGAAGCGCTTTGGCAACGGGGTCATCATAAGCAAGTCGTCGAACTGCTGCGCGAGGCGCTGAAACAGGAACCGGATCGGGTTGAATGGAAAGTCACGCTGGCGGAAAAGCTGTTGCAACTGGATCAGAGTGAAGAAGCTCGCACGGTGTTGCAAAGTCTGCCGGAGGAAGAGCGCAATCGGCAACCTGCTAGCGGTCTGCTGGCTCGGCTGCAATTCGCCGATATGGCGCAAGGCGCGCTGGATCGCGCGGCGCTGGAGCTTAAAGTCCAAGCTGATCCCACAGACAGCGCGGCCCGTCGGCAACTGGCGGCCCGTTGTGTACTGGCGGGCGACTATGAAGCCGCTCTTGAGCAATTCATGGAAATTCTGCGCCGTGACCCGCAATTCGAGGAAGAGGCTGGTCGCAAGGGATTGATCGCGATCTTTGAGATTCTCGGCAACGAGAATCCGCTGGTCATGACCTACCGGCGACGCATGTTCTCTCTGTTCCATTGA
- a CDS encoding ferredoxin family protein: MTFVVTENCIKCKYTDCVEVCPVDCFHEGPNFLVIDPDECIDCTLCEPECPAQAIFSEDDLPADQQQFLELNAELAKKWPVITEKKDPPPDAQNWDGKPDKLQYLNK, from the coding sequence ATGACCTTTGTTGTCACCGAAAACTGTATCAAGTGCAAGTACACTGATTGCGTCGAAGTTTGCCCGGTGGATTGTTTCCACGAAGGCCCGAATTTTCTGGTTATCGACCCCGATGAGTGCATTGACTGTACGCTGTGCGAGCCGGAATGCCCGGCGCAAGCTATCTTCTCCGAGGATGATCTGCCGGCGGATCAGCAACAATTCCTTGAACTCAATGCTGAACTGGCTAAAAAATGGCCGGTGATCACGGAAAAGAAGGATCCGCCACCCGACGCGCAGAACTGGGATGGCAAACCAGACAAGCTGCAATACCTGAACAAATGA